Proteins encoded in a region of the Oscarella lobularis chromosome 17, ooOscLobu1.1, whole genome shotgun sequence genome:
- the LOC136197253 gene encoding trichohyalin-like isoform X4 — protein sequence MSRTEGFSLPRIPASHSKLVDPSKTWTANPRSRSTHTRSHSEPAYYTSYLCCPRQDVPDYVLRDAPTFDETFDKVGAGFGLPRLESAKVDRPLTSFEYDSLHDPHVRHLYMKNGNLRRNLISRGLVTAELKVVGSEREFREHVRAHEMFERKEIIERLLDEKERDRMKRMTTPKSTNRLPVRIQTGLERAEKRRRLAEERLARLAREKNRKEENLQHRRALQSDADKRARMERIRAMKLEEERKQRMARQFEKEEFNRKYDSKFKGVPHGSEIAAWHREAEILEHRIQVRNYLGWKGRRRTKSAEDYVLPCSESEGEEEEEEEEESAETEPQVIVEEVRQEAKEVENLALNLDELEKELQAVEEEETKKETEEEAVVETAEKETVLQPDPTNDLLQKIALEAFSRADLDDDGRLSHQEFTNVLQELNFELDEHEIGDLLLEANPQGSETIDYVSSLPRLRAMLVDLYQKRGDNEKTEGDTLWIPLYLSSSKSYVFFEKTSGQITAAVPPEWAPKIRDDLFVDTMMDIFTSGDLNQDGYIDRDEFYQLLQSPDVGLAYFSQSQADDLFTFFNANTRDGHMTFEEFLPLARTMIQLIYQNSDPSPYPWVELDSPKAGGLFWFNKFTSEVSMYPPSARDENEAVDEPATPLSPVREQRSLLPPIQEAPSDRDTLSGSVGDVELVAAAAAKSSSAHPSLSVEERPSSPLPPPATPEVNNRPVDVSLSRSRGEKARSPERRRRRRRRKRTEAGDHEERRRRRRRHHSRRESERGRDSERAEEEEEIQKTDDGDAVEAPTSEKEEKEEVFQEEKEKDEEKEEGHLVDTAPIEKDEEDEPPLKKDDESTLKEIEPIEEEANKDEEIVTKRAEEHRSSPEESDVIVVQSDVEESPEKNLADDEKISLGVTSSLSLSKPRPSSAAKPPPSSRHSRTSLSSTSGRRVPEERPPITDEEKIESRRNSVAN from the exons ATGAGTCGAACCGAGGGCTTCTCCCTACCTCGAATACC AGCGTCCCACTCCAAACTCGTCGACCCGTCGAAAACATGGACAGCCAATCCGCGTTCGAGATCAACCCACACTCGCTCTCACTCCGAGCCCGCTTACTATACGTCCTATTT GTGTTGTCCTCGACAAGACGTTCCTGATTACGTTCTTCGCGATGCGCCGACGTTCGATGAGACGTTCGATAAAGTGGGAGCCGGTTTCGGATTGCCGCGACTTGAGTCGGCTAAAGTCGATAGGCCGTTGACGAGTTTTGAATACGATAGTCTTCATGATCCGCACGTGCGGCATCTCTACATGAAGAATGGGAATTTGAGACGAAATTTAATCAGTAGGGGATTG GTGACTGCTGAGCTCAAAGTTGTCGGGTCCGAAAGAG AATTTCGCGAACACGTGAGAGCGCACGAAATGttcgaaaggaaagaaattaTCGAAAGA CTATTGGACGAGAAAGAGCGAGATCGCATGAAAAGAATGACG actCCCAAGTCGACTAACCGCCTTCCCGTGCGAATTCAAACGGGGCTTGAGAGAGccgaaaagcgacggcgactggCCGAAGAGCGGCTCGCGCGATTGGCGAGGGAGAAAAATAGGAAAGAGGAA AATCTACAGCATCGAAGAGCGTTGCAAAGCGACGCCGATAAACGAGCGCGCATGGAGCGAATTCGCGCGATGAAACTAGAGGAAGAGAGGAAGCAGCGAATGGCGAGGCAATTCGAAAAGGAGGAATTCAATAGGAAATACGACAGCAAATTCAAAGGG GTTCCTCATGGTTCGGAGATCGCCGCTTGGCACAGAGAGGCGGAAATCCTCGAGCACAG AATCCAAGTACGGAATTATCTCGGCTGGaaagggaggaggagaacgaaAAGCGCCGAAGATTATGTCCTC ccgTGCTCAGAAAGCGAaggcgaggaggaggaggaggaggaggaggagagcgcGGAAACGGAGCCACAAGTCATCGTCGAGGAAGTTCGTCAAGAG GCGAAGGAGGTCGAGAACTTGGCTCTGAATTTGGAcgaattggaaaaggaaTTGCAGGCAgtcgaggaagaagagacaaagaaagaaacggaagagGAGGCGGTGGTGGAgacagcagaaaaagaaacagttCTCCAACCGGATCCGACGAATGATTTGCTGCAGAAAATCGCCCTTGAAGCCTTTTCTAG GGCTGATCTTGATGACGATGGTCGTCTGTCTCACCAAGAATTTACCAAC GTTCTCCAAGAGCTTAACTTTGAATTGGACGAACACGAAATCGGAGATCTATTACTGGAGGCAAATCCACAAGGGAGCGAGACAATCGATTACGTTTCCTCACTTCCCCGTTTGCGTGCCATGCTAGTGGATCTCTATCAGAAACGAGGCGACAACGAGAAA ACTGAAGGCGACACGTTGTGGATTCCCCTCTATTTATCTTCATCCAAAAGCTACGTATTTTTCGAGAAAACTTCTGGACAAATCACGGCTGCAGTGCCGCCAGAATGGGCTCCCAAAATTCGG GACGATCTCTTTGTTGATACAATGATGGATATATTTACGTCTGGTGATCTAAACCAAGACGGATACATCGATCGAGATGAATTCTACCAG cttCTGCAGTCGCCTGACGTCGGTCTCGCCTATTTCAGTCAATCCCAGGCCGACGATCTCTTCACTTTTTTTAATGCAAATACAAGGGATGGTCATATGACCttcgaagaatttcttcctCTCGCTCGAACGATGATTCAATTGATCTATCAGAATTCAGACCCGAGTCCTTATCCGTGGGTCGAACTGGACAGTCCCAAAGCGGGGGGCCTCTTCTGGTTCAATAAATTCACGTCCGAAGTGTCGATGTATCCGCCGAGCGCACGTGAC GAAAATGAAGCCGTGGACGAGCCCGCCACTCCGCTATCGCCAGTGAGAGAACAACGTTCTCTCTTACCTCCTATACAAGAAGCTCCAAGTGATCGAG ATACTTTATCGGGGAGTGTGGGCGATGTGGAACTGgttgccgccgctgccgccaaatcgtcgtcggctcaTCCGTCTCTGAGCGTCGAGGAGAGaccttcgtcgccgttgccgccgcctgCGACGCCCGAGGTGAATAATCGGCCCGTTGACGTTTCGCTGTCGCGGAGTCGAGGCGAGAAGGCGCGCAGTCCCGAGCGCAGGCGGAGGagacggaggaggaagagaacgGAGGCTGGGGATCATGAGGagaggcgacgtcggcggagGAGACACCACAGTCGAAGGGAATCGGAGAGGGGGAGAGATTCGGAACGGGCCGAAGA GGAAGAGGAGATTCAGAAGACTGATGATGGAGATGCTGTCGAAGCTCCGACTtctgaaaaggaagaaaaggaagaagtctttcaggaggagaaagaaaa agacgaagaaaaagaagaagggcATTTGGTTGACACGGCGCCGATAGAAAA agacgaagaagacgaaccacctttgaaaaaagacgacgagtctactctaaaagaaattgaacCAATAGAAGA GGAAGCGAataaagacgaagaaatcgtcacTAAACGTGCCGAAGAACATCGTTCTTCTCCTGAAgagtctgacgtcatcgttgtccagagcgacgtcgaggaGTCGCCGGAAAAGAATTtggccgacgacgaaaaaatcagcctcggcgtgacgtcatcattgaGTTTGTCCAAGCCAAGACCGAGCAGTGCAGcaaagccgccgccgtcatcgcGGCACTCAAGAACGTCATTGAGTTCGACGAGCGGCAGAAGAGTCCCGGAAGAACGACCACCAATCacggacgaagaaaagattgAATCGAGGAGAAATTCCGTGGCGAATTAA